From the Elusimicrobiales bacterium genome, the window CTGGCCAAAAACCTGGCCTATAACGAGAACCGGGGCGTCCGCTGCGCCGCGTTTTTTGAAATCGCCAAAACCTATGACGGCGATTTGCGCGAGGAACTGACATGCGCCGGGATAATGAGCGGCTCCTGGCCGTCCGAGATTTACTGGGGCGGCGTTAAAAAACTGGATTTTTACCATATCAGGGGCGTGGCCGAAAAGCTGGCCGGCTGCTGCTGCGGCATACGGTTTGAACCGGACGCCGCGCCTCCCGCGTTCCTGCATCCCAAGCTGGCGATGAAAATCATTTGCGGCGCAAAGCCCGCCGGCTATCTGGGCCAGCTTCACCCGCAGGCGGCAAAAGAGATGGATTTGAAAAGCGCGGAAAACTGGGTTTTCTCCGTTTCCGCGGAGGCCGCCGCGAAATGCAGGCCGGGCGCGGAGGGGTTAAAGCCGGTGTCTCAGTTTCCGTCCTCGTGGCGGGACATGTCGGTGCTGGTGGCCGCCGGTGCGGCGGCGGGGGATATCGCAAAAACCGCAAAATCCGCCGGCGCGGGCTTTATCGCCGACGCGAAACTGACCGACGTCTACGAAGGCAAGGGAATGCCGGAGGGCAAAAAAAGCCTGACCCTGCGCCTGACATTTACCCGCATGGACCGCACCCCGTCGGACGCAGAGGTTGATGCCGCCTTTGCCGCCGCGCTTGAGGCGCTTAAAGGCAAATTCTCCGCTGAATTAAGAAGCTGATGCGGGACAAAATACGCAATCTTGAAGCGCTGGTTTCGGACGCCTGTGTCCGCCTGCGCAAAAGCGAGGCGGAAAACAAGGCGCTGCGGCTTGAGGTCAAGGGCCTCTCGCGCGAGCTTGAGAAAATGCAGTCCGGCGCGGCGCAGCTGAGGGAGCTGCGCCTCTGGCGCGACGAGGTGAAGTCCAAACTCAAACGGGTTTGCGCCCGGCTGGACAAAGCCGCCGGAAGGGGAAGCTGATATGCCCAAAGTCGGCGTTACCATAAACAGGATACAGCTGGACAGCGTCTCCGTTGACGGGCTGGAGGAGCTGGAGGTCGGCATTGTCGCCAAAGAGGTGGAGGACCGCATCGCCAGAATCGAAGCCGATACCGGGCATGTGGACACCGTCAAGCTGGCGCTGCTGGCGGCGATGAGTTTTGCCGCGGAACTCTACCAGCTCCGCCAGGAAACCGAATCCAAATCCCGGCTGGGAGAAAAGGACCTGGACAAGGTCATAGACCAGCTTCAGTCCACGCTGTCGCGCTGATGGAACAGGGCATCCCGCTGGCGGCGCG encodes:
- a CDS encoding cell division protein ZapA, with translation MPKVGVTINRIQLDSVSVDGLEELEVGIVAKEVEDRIARIEADTGHVDTVKLALLAAMSFAAELYQLRQETESKSRLGEKDLDKVIDQLQSTLSR